Proteins encoded within one genomic window of Gadus chalcogrammus isolate NIFS_2021 chromosome 6, NIFS_Gcha_1.0, whole genome shotgun sequence:
- the LOC130383784 gene encoding noelin-like isoform X1, with protein sequence MEPAEKVLRVALLLLMGTELTQVFPANPEDGWQVFSSAQDTEGRCVCTVVAPQQTVCSRDARTKQLKQLLEKVQNMTQSIEVLDQRTQRDLQYVERMEVQLKGLENKFKQVEDGHESNTARQYKAIKAKMDELRPLIPVLEAYKADARLVVQFREEAANVTALLSNLQEQLGGLDYQDLNSRVSNLEERLRACMQKLACGKLTGISEPVTIKTSGSRFGSWMTDPAAPPGDNRVWYMDGYHNNRFVREYPSMEDFMTTDNFTSHRLPHPWSGTGQVVYNGSIYYNKFQSHTIIRFDLSTSLISRTRQLDFAGYNNMYHYSWGGHSDIDLMVDEGGLWAVYATNQNAGNIVLSQLSPNTLQIIRSWTTNHPKRSAGESFMICGTLYVTNGYSGGTKVYYAYSTNSSTYEYIDIPLINQYSHLSMLDYNPRDRALYAWNNGHQVLYNVTLFHIIK encoded by the exons ATGGAGCCGGCCGAAAAGGTTCTGCGGGTCGCGTTGCTGTTGTTGATGGGTACTGAACTGACTCAG GTATTCCCAGCTAATCCGGAGGATGGGTGGCAGGTGTTCAGCTCGGCCCAGGATACTGAGGGCCGCTGTGTGTGCACCGTAGTGGCTCCTCAACAGACCGTCTGTTCCAGAGATGCTCGCACTAAGCAGCTCAAACAGCTCCTTGAGAAG GTGCAGAACATGACCCAGTCTATCGAGGTCCTGGACCAGCGGACCCAGCGGGACCTGCAGTACGTGGAGAGGATGGAGGTGCAGCTGAAGGGCCTGGAGAACAAATTCAAACAGGTGGAAGATGGGCACGAGAGCAACACCGCCAGACAGTACAAG GCCATCAAAGCCAAGATGGACGAGCTGCGGCCCCTGATCCCGGTGCTGGAGGCCTACAAGGCCGACGCCCGCCTGGTGGTACAGTTCAGGGAGGAGGCAGCCAACGTGACGGCGCTGCTCAGCAACCTGCAGGAGCAGCTGGGGGGGCTGGACTACCAGGACCTCAACAGCCGCGTCTCCAACCTGGAGGAGCGCCTCAGGGCCTGCATGCAGAAACTGG cATGTGGCAAACTGACAGGGATCTCTGAGCCCGTTACCATCAAGACGTCCGGCTCCAGGTTTGGCTCCTGGATGACGGACCCTGCGGCCCCTCCTGGGGACAACAGG GTGTGGTACATGGACGGCTACCATAACAACCGCTTTGTCCGTGAGTACCCGTCCATGGAAGACTTCATGACCACGGACAACTTCACGTCCCACCGTCTGCCCCACCCCTGGTCCGGCACGGGCCAGGTGGTGTACAACGGTTCCATCTACTACAACAAGTTCCAGAGCCACACCATCATCCGCTTCGACCTGAGCACCTCGCTCATCAGCCGCACTCGCCAGCTGGACTTTGCGGGCTACAACAACATGTACCACTACTCCTGGGGCGGCCACTCCGACATCGACCTCATGGTGGATGAGGGCGGGCTCTGGGCCGTGTACGCCACCAATCAGAACGCGGGGAACATCGTCCTCAGCCAGCTGAGCCCCAATACGCTGCAGATCATCCGCAGCTGGACCACCAACCACCCCAAGCGCAGCGCGGGAGAGTCCTTCATGATCTGCGGAACGCTGTACGTCACCAACGGCTACTCCGGCGGCACCAAGGTGTACTACGCGTATTCGACCAACTCCTCTACGTACGAGTACATCGACATCCCTCTCATCAACCAGTACAGCCACCTGTCCATGCTCGACTACAACCCGCGGGACCGGGCGCTGTACGCCTGGAACAATGGCCACCAAGTTCTCTACAACGTGACTCTCTTCCATATCATAAAATAA
- the LOC130383784 gene encoding noelin-like isoform X2 produces MEPAEKVLRVALLLLMGTELTQVFPANPEDGWQVFSSAQDTEGRCVCTVVAPQQTVCSRDARTKQLKQLLEKVQNMTQSIEVLDQRTQRDLQYVERMEVQLKGLENKFKQVEDGHESNTARQYKG; encoded by the exons ATGGAGCCGGCCGAAAAGGTTCTGCGGGTCGCGTTGCTGTTGTTGATGGGTACTGAACTGACTCAG GTATTCCCAGCTAATCCGGAGGATGGGTGGCAGGTGTTCAGCTCGGCCCAGGATACTGAGGGCCGCTGTGTGTGCACCGTAGTGGCTCCTCAACAGACCGTCTGTTCCAGAGATGCTCGCACTAAGCAGCTCAAACAGCTCCTTGAGAAG GTGCAGAACATGACCCAGTCTATCGAGGTCCTGGACCAGCGGACCCAGCGGGACCTGCAGTACGTGGAGAGGATGGAGGTGCAGCTGAAGGGCCTGGAGAACAAATTCAAACAGGTGGAAGATGGGCACGAGAGCAACACCGCCAGACAGTACAAG GGCTAA